One window from the genome of Candidatus Marinimicrobia bacterium CG08_land_8_20_14_0_20_45_22 encodes:
- the fusA gene encoding elongation factor G, which yields MAHIDAGKTTTTERILFYTGKVHRMGEVHDGSATMDWMAQEKERGITITSAATTCYWDEHRINIIDTPGHVDFTAEVERSLRVLDGAIAVFCAVGGVEPQSETVWRQADKYHIPRIAFVNKMDRAGADFFNVLEMMKDRLKAKPVAINLPLGTGELFNGVIDLIERKSIVYDHDGLGAIYYDGEIPNDLKVEAEKYRSLLIEEAANYDDIVFAKYLNGEEIKPEEIRRAIRTGTLQNKIVPVFCGSAFKNKGVQPLLNAVVEYLPSPFDVPPIRGVNLKGTQIERKASIDDPFSALIFKIMTDPHVGRLSFIRVYSGMIEKGTLVYNSTIQKKERISKLLLMHANKREEKEVLTAGEIGAVVGLKDSITGHTLCDAKNPIILESMIFPEPVVHVSIEPKSKADSEQLQASLEKLVAEDPTFRVEQDEESGQTIISGMGELHLEIFIDRLLREFNIKAHIGKPQVSYRETVNKSAIGTATFDRQTTGKGQYAKVELLVEPAGNIQDAVVENRLNGDILPKEFIPAIKRGVINRLKSGILAGYPLQKLKVTITGGEYREDESTELAFEVAGSMALEDALIKAEPAILEPIMSLEVIVPDTYLGDVINDLNARRANVTGMSKRGNVNVVDASTPLREMFGYATDLRSITQGRANFTMKFSNHDFCDRKIQRIIIEKTRGFVPDFFKN from the coding sequence ATGGCGCACATTGACGCCGGAAAGACCACTACGACTGAGAGAATTCTCTTTTACACCGGCAAGGTTCATCGGATGGGTGAAGTTCATGACGGTTCAGCGACGATGGATTGGATGGCGCAGGAAAAAGAACGCGGCATTACGATTACTTCTGCCGCGACAACTTGTTACTGGGATGAGCATCGCATCAACATCATCGATACGCCTGGACACGTAGATTTTACCGCAGAAGTTGAACGCTCACTGAGAGTTCTGGATGGCGCTATCGCCGTCTTTTGTGCGGTTGGCGGCGTTGAACCACAGAGCGAAACCGTTTGGAGACAGGCTGATAAATATCATATTCCGCGCATCGCGTTTGTCAACAAAATGGACAGAGCTGGCGCGGATTTTTTCAATGTTCTCGAAATGATGAAAGATCGGCTAAAGGCCAAACCGGTGGCGATCAATCTGCCGTTGGGAACCGGCGAACTGTTCAACGGCGTTATTGATCTCATTGAGAGAAAAAGCATCGTTTACGATCACGACGGGCTCGGAGCTATTTACTACGACGGTGAAATTCCCAACGATTTAAAAGTAGAAGCGGAAAAATACAGAAGCCTTCTCATTGAGGAAGCCGCCAATTATGACGATATTGTCTTTGCCAAATATCTGAATGGCGAAGAGATTAAACCCGAAGAAATCAGACGTGCAATTCGCACTGGAACGCTCCAAAATAAAATCGTTCCTGTTTTTTGCGGTTCTGCCTTCAAAAATAAAGGCGTTCAGCCGCTGTTAAACGCCGTTGTTGAATATTTGCCTTCGCCTTTTGATGTTCCACCTATTCGGGGCGTGAACCTGAAAGGCACGCAGATTGAGCGCAAAGCCAGCATTGACGATCCATTCTCAGCGCTTATTTTTAAAATTATGACCGATCCGCATGTTGGACGGCTGAGTTTTATCCGGGTCTATTCGGGAATGATCGAAAAAGGCACCTTGGTTTACAACTCGACGATTCAGAAAAAAGAGCGCATATCCAAACTTTTATTGATGCATGCGAACAAACGTGAAGAAAAGGAAGTATTGACAGCAGGAGAAATTGGCGCGGTCGTCGGTTTGAAAGACAGCATCACAGGGCACACGCTTTGTGACGCCAAAAATCCGATCATTCTCGAATCCATGATATTTCCGGAACCCGTCGTTCATGTTTCGATCGAACCGAAAAGCAAAGCCGATTCGGAACAATTGCAGGCTTCGCTGGAAAAATTGGTCGCTGAAGACCCGACGTTTCGCGTGGAGCAGGACGAAGAGAGTGGTCAGACAATTATCTCTGGAATGGGCGAACTTCATCTGGAAATATTTATTGACCGTCTGCTTCGCGAATTCAATATCAAAGCGCATATTGGCAAGCCGCAGGTTTCGTATCGCGAAACCGTTAATAAATCTGCGATCGGAACCGCAACGTTTGATCGCCAGACGACCGGAAAAGGTCAATATGCCAAAGTCGAATTGCTGGTTGAGCCTGCCGGAAATATTCAGGACGCTGTCGTCGAGAATCGACTCAATGGCGACATTTTACCCAAAGAATTTATACCTGCCATTAAGCGCGGCGTTATCAATAGATTGAAAAGCGGAATCTTAGCCGGTTACCCCCTGCAGAAACTCAAAGTGACGATCACCGGAGGCGAATACCGCGAAGACGAATCCACCGAACTGGCGTTTGAAGTCGCAGGTTCGATGGCGCTGGAAGATGCGCTGATAAAAGCGGAGCCGGCGATTTTAGAACCGATTATGTCGCTTGAAGTTATTGTTCCGGATACCTACCTTGGCGACGTGATTAATGATTTAAACGCCCGGCGCGCCAACGTGACGGGTATGAGCAAGCGCGGAAATGTCAACGTTGTGGATGCTTCCACGCCGCTCAGAGAAATGTTCGGTTATGCGACAGACCTTCGCTCGATCACGCAGGGTAGAGCAAATTTTACCATGAAATTTTCGAATCACGATTTCTGTGATAGGAAGATTCAAAGAATCATTATCGAAAAAACCAGAGGCTTCGTGCCGGACTTTTTTAAAAATTAA
- a CDS encoding 30S ribosomal protein S7, with protein sequence MSRRKKVITRHTLPDPKYNSIDAARFISYLLRRGKKSIAENVFYEAIEIVEETKKTNGIDIFRKAVNNVSPVMEVKSRRIGGATYQVPVEVKPSRRFALASRWIITFAKARPGKSMAEKLSAEFIAAAGNEGGSIKKKEDTHRMAEANKAFAHYK encoded by the coding sequence ATGTCTCGTAGGAAAAAAGTCATTACTCGTCACACATTGCCGGATCCGAAATATAATTCGATTGATGCGGCGCGATTCATCAGTTATCTTCTGAGAAGAGGGAAAAAGTCAATTGCTGAAAACGTTTTCTATGAAGCGATCGAGATCGTGGAAGAGACAAAAAAAACCAATGGAATAGACATATTCCGAAAAGCAGTTAACAATGTTTCGCCGGTCATGGAAGTAAAGTCCCGTCGCATCGGTGGCGCGACATATCAAGTTCCGGTCGAAGTCAAGCCATCACGCCGGTTTGCATTAGCCTCTCGCTGGATTATCACGTTTGCCAAAGCCAGACCGGGAAAATCGATGGCGGAAAAACTCTCTGCAGAATTTATTGCCGCGGCCGGAAATGAAGGCGGATCCATTAAGAAAAAAGAAGATACGCATCGGATGGCAGAAGCCAATAAGGCGTTTGCCCATTACAAATAA
- a CDS encoding 30S ribosomal protein S12, whose translation MPTINQLIRKGRNIVSKKEKAPALRSCPQKRGVCTRVYTTTPKKPNSALRKVARVRLSNGIEVTAYIPGEGHNLQEHSIVLVQGGRVKDLPGVRYHIIRGTLDASGVNDRKNSRSRYGTKRPS comes from the coding sequence ATGCCGACAATAAATCAGTTAATTCGAAAAGGAAGAAACATCGTTAGCAAGAAAGAGAAGGCGCCCGCGCTTCGCAGCTGCCCTCAGAAACGAGGTGTCTGCACGCGTGTTTACACTACAACGCCTAAAAAGCCGAATTCAGCCTTGCGAAAAGTTGCTCGTGTCCGTTTATCGAACGGTATAGAAGTAACAGCCTACATTCCGGGCGAAGGTCATAATCTTCAGGAGCACTCCATCGTGCTTGTGCAAGGTGGACGCGTAAAAGACCTTCCGGGAGTTCGTTATCACATTATCCGTGGCACTCTCGATGCAAGCGGCGTCAACGATAGAAAAAATAGCCGATCCAGATACGGCACCAAGCGTCCGTCATAA
- the rpoC gene encoding DNA-directed RNA polymerase subunit beta': protein MSFIKPFNHRTEFEKITIHVSSPENVLTRSHGEVLKPETINYRSYKPEKDGLFCEKIFGPVKDWECHCGKYKRIRYKGIICDRCGVEVARKKVRRERMGHITLAVPVVHIWFLRSIPSKLYYLLNIPTRNLEEIVYYEKYVVLNQGQSKLPYKSVISEEQFFENTIKFGPKAELFDEDEAQGYFIAKTGGEAIRELLQKVDIEVLIRDLKSEMKSKKSATQKAEILKRLKVVQAFLPSEAKPVNKPEWMVIIVLPVIPPDLRPLVPLEGGRFAASDLNDLYRRVIIRNNRLKQLIEIKAPDVILRNEKRMLQEAVDSLFDNSRRRTEVRSGTRRPLKSLSDMLKGKEGRFRRNLLGKRVDYSGRSVIVVGPTLKLNQCGLPKEMAIELFKPHIIHQLIRRRLAKTPKSAKMMVERKDNEVYRVLEYVVKDHPILLNRAPTLHRLGIQAFQPVLINGKAIQIHPLVCAAFNADFDGDQMAVHIPLSFEAQMECRILALSSHNILHPAHGYPISIPSQDMVLGVYYITRQKTGVMGEGKSFSSFREAMLAYEIGEVDIHAKVNIRMKGATHDTTIGRALFNSLLPEKMLYINELISKKSVERIVSTVFQEVGNYETVKFLDALKDVGFQFATKAGISISISDIQIPERKDEILSQSFDRVEEIQRKFQNGILTEGERYNKVIDEWTHTTNELTKEMIEHLSQDRQGFNPVYIMADSGARGSTEQIKQLAAMRGLMAKPQKSMTGQVGEIIETPITSNFKEGLTVLEYFISTHGARKGLADTALKTADAGYLTRRLVDVAHDMVITELDCHTINGIEVTALKKEENVIENLSDRIVGRIAQEDIYNPENENEILVEAGQEITDKMAKRIQELGIEKVRIRSVLTCESHRGLCAMCYGRNLANGRPVTVGESVGIMAAQSIGEPGTQLTLRTFHYGGTAARIVEESETEAKSKGRIKFEEGKYRAVPHKSGNHWVVLSRNSLMNIVDDNNRVTSTYNVPYGALMFVKEGDSVTIGDTLFKWDVYMDQILALEAGTVRFHDLEENQTFSIEADDSGHKSVTVIDSKDRNKEPRIDIICKEDGKEVAYPGFVLPIRAILVVKDGDVVLQGDVLAKIPKETAKTSDITGGLPRVAELFEARRPKDPAVITEIDGRISFGKTEKGVREMIVTGYDGSSAKKYKIPYGRFVLVNQGDDVKAGDRLCEGPVAPQDILSVQDPRKVQEYLVNEIQEVYRLQGVRINDKHIEVIVRQMMQKVRIEDSGDTELLEKDRVNRNELIEENERMKNFVVITNVGDSDWDEGDVVSKKEFAKFNRLLKEEEKSPAKARPAHSAQFTEMLLGITRASLNTESFISAASFQETTRILTDAAVAGKVDYLRGLKENVIMGRLIPAGTGLRKYNNLVVMEPDEEMQEWDNIHEKERNKENELAALRK from the coding sequence ATGAGTTTTATAAAACCTTTTAATCATCGTACAGAGTTTGAAAAGATCACTATACACGTCTCTTCTCCTGAAAATGTTTTAACCCGTTCGCATGGCGAGGTTCTCAAACCAGAAACTATTAATTATCGCTCTTACAAACCCGAGAAAGACGGGTTGTTCTGTGAGAAGATTTTTGGGCCGGTCAAGGACTGGGAATGTCATTGTGGAAAGTACAAACGCATTCGCTATAAAGGAATCATTTGCGACCGGTGTGGCGTCGAAGTCGCCCGGAAAAAGGTCAGACGAGAACGCATGGGACACATCACATTAGCCGTTCCCGTGGTTCATATTTGGTTTCTCCGCTCGATTCCCAGCAAACTGTACTATTTACTGAATATTCCGACGAGAAACCTCGAAGAGATCGTCTATTACGAGAAGTATGTCGTCCTCAATCAAGGACAGTCGAAACTGCCGTATAAATCGGTCATCTCAGAAGAACAATTTTTTGAGAACACGATAAAATTCGGGCCAAAAGCCGAACTTTTCGACGAAGATGAAGCGCAGGGTTATTTCATCGCCAAAACCGGTGGCGAAGCGATCCGCGAACTTCTACAGAAGGTTGATATCGAAGTCTTGATTCGCGATCTGAAATCGGAAATGAAATCTAAGAAGTCGGCGACACAGAAAGCGGAAATTCTGAAACGACTTAAAGTCGTTCAGGCATTTCTGCCCAGTGAAGCAAAGCCTGTAAATAAACCGGAATGGATGGTAATTATCGTCCTGCCGGTCATTCCTCCGGATTTAAGACCGTTGGTGCCGTTGGAAGGCGGTCGGTTCGCCGCAAGTGATCTGAATGATCTTTATCGGCGAGTCATTATCCGCAACAACCGCCTCAAGCAGTTGATCGAGATCAAGGCGCCTGATGTTATTCTCCGAAATGAAAAGAGAATGTTACAGGAAGCTGTTGATTCACTATTCGACAACAGCCGCAGACGCACGGAAGTCCGAAGCGGTACGCGTCGTCCGCTGAAGAGTCTCAGCGATATGCTGAAAGGCAAGGAAGGACGCTTTCGGCGGAACCTGCTCGGTAAACGTGTCGATTACAGTGGTCGATCGGTGATTGTTGTCGGACCGACGTTGAAATTAAACCAGTGCGGACTGCCGAAAGAGATGGCGATTGAGCTGTTCAAACCGCATATCATTCATCAACTCATTCGACGTCGCCTTGCAAAGACGCCGAAATCTGCGAAGATGATGGTCGAGCGCAAGGATAATGAAGTTTACCGCGTTCTGGAATATGTGGTGAAAGATCATCCGATTCTTCTCAATCGTGCACCGACCCTGCACCGGCTTGGCATTCAGGCATTTCAACCTGTTTTAATCAACGGAAAGGCGATTCAAATTCACCCGTTGGTTTGCGCCGCTTTTAACGCAGACTTCGACGGTGACCAGATGGCCGTTCACATCCCGCTTTCGTTCGAAGCGCAAATGGAATGCCGGATTCTCGCACTTTCCAGCCACAATATTTTACATCCTGCGCATGGATATCCGATCTCCATTCCTTCACAGGACATGGTTCTTGGCGTTTATTACATTACTCGCCAGAAAACGGGCGTCATGGGCGAAGGAAAATCGTTCAGTTCGTTCCGTGAAGCAATGCTGGCTTACGAGATTGGCGAAGTAGATATTCATGCCAAAGTCAATATTCGTATGAAGGGTGCGACGCATGATACGACGATTGGTCGCGCATTGTTCAATTCACTTCTGCCGGAAAAGATGCTATACATTAATGAACTGATCAGTAAAAAAAGCGTCGAACGGATCGTTTCAACAGTGTTCCAAGAAGTTGGCAACTACGAAACGGTAAAATTCCTCGATGCTCTGAAAGACGTTGGTTTCCAATTTGCGACGAAAGCCGGCATATCCATTTCGATTTCGGACATCCAAATCCCGGAAAGAAAAGACGAAATTCTCAGCCAATCATTTGACCGCGTAGAGGAAATCCAGAGGAAATTTCAGAATGGGATATTGACGGAAGGCGAGCGGTACAATAAAGTAATCGACGAATGGACGCATACAACAAACGAACTGACCAAGGAAATGATCGAACACCTGTCGCAAGATCGTCAGGGATTTAATCCAGTCTATATCATGGCAGATTCGGGCGCAAGAGGAAGTACTGAGCAGATCAAGCAGTTAGCCGCCATGCGCGGTTTGATGGCTAAACCACAGAAGTCGATGACCGGTCAGGTTGGCGAAATTATCGAAACGCCGATTACCTCGAACTTTAAGGAAGGTTTGACCGTACTTGAATACTTTATTTCCACGCATGGAGCACGCAAAGGTCTGGCGGATACAGCTCTGAAAACCGCCGATGCCGGATATTTAACGCGTAGATTAGTCGATGTTGCTCATGATATGGTCATCACTGAATTGGATTGTCATACGATCAACGGCATTGAAGTCACAGCTTTGAAAAAAGAGGAAAATGTGATTGAGAACTTGTCCGATCGTATTGTCGGGCGTATTGCACAGGAAGATATTTACAATCCGGAAAACGAAAATGAGATTCTCGTGGAGGCCGGGCAGGAAATTACCGATAAGATGGCGAAGCGAATTCAGGAATTAGGGATCGAGAAAGTCCGCATCCGCTCCGTTTTGACTTGCGAGTCGCATCGTGGTTTGTGCGCGATGTGCTACGGAAGAAATCTTGCCAATGGGCGACCGGTCACAGTCGGTGAATCGGTCGGAATCATGGCCGCCCAATCTATTGGTGAGCCGGGCACTCAGCTGACCTTAAGAACATTCCACTACGGTGGAACTGCGGCAAGAATTGTCGAGGAGTCCGAAACCGAAGCCAAGAGCAAGGGACGGATTAAGTTTGAAGAAGGGAAATATCGCGCAGTGCCGCATAAATCTGGCAATCATTGGGTTGTCCTGTCCCGTAATTCCTTGATGAACATAGTTGACGATAACAATCGTGTTACCTCCACCTACAACGTTCCGTACGGCGCCTTGATGTTTGTCAAAGAAGGTGATTCCGTCACAATCGGCGATACGTTGTTCAAGTGGGACGTTTACATGGATCAGATTTTGGCGCTAGAAGCCGGTACGGTGCGGTTCCATGATTTGGAAGAAAATCAAACCTTCAGCATCGAAGCCGATGATTCGGGTCACAAATCCGTAACAGTCATCGACTCGAAAGACCGCAACAAGGAACCGCGGATCGACATTATTTGCAAAGAAGACGGGAAAGAAGTTGCTTATCCGGGATTCGTTTTACCGATTCGTGCAATTCTGGTTGTTAAAGACGGTGATGTCGTTTTACAGGGCGATGTACTTGCGAAGATTCCGAAAGAGACTGCAAAGACCAGCGATATTACAGGCGGTCTGCCACGCGTTGCGGAACTTTTTGAGGCGAGAAGACCGAAAGATCCGGCAGTGATTACGGAAATCGACGGACGTATTTCTTTTGGAAAAACTGAAAAGGGTGTTCGTGAGATGATCGTTACCGGCTATGACGGATCTTCTGCCAAAAAATATAAAATTCCATACGGTCGTTTCGTTCTCGTCAATCAAGGTGATGACGTAAAAGCCGGCGATAGACTCTGCGAGGGACCGGTAGCGCCTCAGGACATTTTGAGCGTCCAAGATCCGCGCAAAGTTCAGGAATATCTCGTGAATGAGATACAGGAAGTCTATCGACTACAGGGCGTCCGTATCAATGATAAACACATCGAAGTCATCGTTCGGCAGATGATGCAAAAAGTCCGAATCGAAGACTCCGGCGATACAGAATTGCTGGAAAAAGACCGTGTTAACCGGAATGAGCTGATTGAAGAAAACGAGCGAATGAAGAATTTCGTTGTGATTACCAACGTCGGCGATTCCGACTGGGATGAAGGCGATGTCGTTTCCAAGAAGGAATTCGCCAAATTCAATCGGTTATTGAAGGAAGAAGAGAAGAGTCCTGCCAAAGCCAGACCGGCACATTCGGCTCAATTTACCGAAATGTTACTGGGCATTACCCGCGCTTCTCTGAATACGGAATCGTTCATCTCAGCGGCATCATTTCAGGAAACCACACGCATATTGACCGATGCGGCAGTAGCTGGAAAAGTCGATTATCTTCGTGGTCTGAAAGAAAATGTAATTATGGGACGCTTGATCCCAGCGGGAACCGGTTTACGTAAATATAACAATCTTGTTGTGATGGAACCGGATGAAGAGATGCAGGAGTGGGATAATATCCATGAAAAGGAAAGAAACAAAGAAAATGAACTCGCGGCGTTGCGAAAATAG